AGCTCGCTGATGAGCTGACCGATCGAATATTCGCCGTGCTTCAGGGCTTCCGGCGGACTTATGGAGAGACCTACCCCCGGTTTTATCAGGTTGACCATGGTTATGCCTATCACGACCGATATGCTGGTGGTGATCAGATAATATACCAATGTCTGCCATCCCATTCTCCCAAGCTCTCTGATATCGCCCAGCCCCGTGACGCCGACGATCATAGATGATATGATCAGCGGGATCACGATCATCATCAGGGCGTTTAGGAACAGATCGCCAAGCGGTTTCAATCTGGCGCCGAAGCCGGGGGCCCATCCGCCGAGGATCATGCCCAACACAACCCCTATCAGTATACCGATAAGCAGTCTGTCCGTCCTCATATCACCTCTCCTTAATCTTATTTCCCTTGAGTGTAGTATCTATGGCTAATTGTCCGCCGTCCACCGTCCGCGGTCCGCAGCGTCGGATTAGTCGAGGGTCGAGAGTCTAGAGTCAAGAGTCTTTTTTCTTTTCATCTCTCGACTCTCGTCCCTTGTCCCTTGACTCTTGACCCTAGAATAGCGGCGGACGGCGGACTGCCGACTGCGGACAGTAGCTTTAAAAATCTCTGCTACACTTAACGATAATATGAGCGAAGGTATTTATAACCGATGGCGGACGATGTGTCAACTTCACCTCATTCCCTTTTCGTGTTATCATTATGGCCGGGGAAAGCAGGTTGAGATTGAGGTTCTGAACATAAAAGGGAGGTAGGATAAAATGGCAAAGTTGGCATTGAAGGGTGGCAAGCCCGTCGTC
The sequence above is drawn from the Candidatus Poribacteria bacterium genome and encodes:
- a CDS encoding cation:dicarboxylase symporter family transporter; amino-acid sequence: MRTDRLLIGILIGVVLGMILGGWAPGFGARLKPLGDLFLNALMMIVIPLIISSMIVGVTGLGDIRELGRMGWQTLVYYLITTSISVVIGITMVNLIKPGVGLSISPPEALKHGEYSIGQLISEL